From the genome of Ptychodera flava strain L36383 chromosome 20, AS_Pfla_20210202, whole genome shotgun sequence, one region includes:
- the LOC139120216 gene encoding acetylcholine receptor subunit alpha-type unc-38-like produces MLSWLPGILLLYTVTDKIESHVIEEKLQRDLFANYSRNARPAEEHDMLHMQFQLWINLLLDVDEIRQVIITSGWIELGWTDMRLQWNETDVGLQRTIVPTDWIWQPDIVLVNSANKDYALPSTKRVVLYNNGFINLAPAAVFETPCTIDIRHFPFDVQRCQLIFESWTYTTEELVLRLNSDDIRLESLTLNTEWDIINTTAEIMVNSYFGMYGSSWSRASYTLVLARRPLYYITNMVLPCMLLAVLTLFVFWLPCDSGEKVSFSVSILIALSVFYLLVGSIMPSSDSVPLMVRYLLYNTFFVAASIVTNVFVLRLHHQPVNNRSMGRTTQKVFLEILPKFLFLPPYENEDTTLNPVDGAIGFDKEAKDGKSAAPAHQDHWIISEIAGNERSNAETGCVEQLSLLRQLVRDVNFLKKEMQDEKYENKIFGKWKYVAVVVDRLCFIITLLSYVIATMVVFLDHDQ; encoded by the exons ATGCTTTCCTGGCTCCCGGGGATTTTGCTCCTGTATACGGTAACCG ACAAAATTGAAAGCCATGTCATTGAAGAAAAGCTTCAGCGCGACCTCTTTGCTAACTACAGCAGAAACGCTCGACCGGCAGAAGAGCACGACATGTTACACATGCAGTTTCAACTCTGGATAAACTTACTGCTCGATGTG GATGAGATACGGCAAGTTATCATCACAAGTGGATGGATAGAGCTG GGTTGGACAGACATGCGATTGCAATGGAACGAAACCGACGTGGGCCTGCAACGGACGATCGTGCCAACTGACTGGATATGGCAACCCGACATAGTACTTGTTAACAG cGCAAACAAAGATTATGCCCTTCCTTCGACCAAACGGGTTGTCTTGTACAACAATGGTTTCATCAATCTGGCACCGGCTGCGGTGTTCGAGACGCCGTGTACCATCGACATTCGTCACTTCCCCTTCGACGTGCAACGCTGTCAGCTGATCTTCGAGTCGTGGACGTACACCACCGAAGAGCTGGTCTTACGTTTGAACAGTGACGACATCAGGCTGGAAAGCCTCACCCTGAACACCGAGTGGGATATCATCAACACGACCGCCGAGATCATGGTCAATTCATATTTCGGTATGTACGGCTCGAGCTGGTCGCGTGCCTCGTACACGCTCGTGCTTGCCCGGCGACCGCTGTACTACATAACGAACATGGTGCTTCCGTGCATGTTGTTGGCAGTGCTGACTTTGTTCGTGTTCTGGCTTCCATGCGATTCAGGAGAGAAAGTTTCTTTCAGCGTGTCCATTTTGATCGCTCTGTCCGTATTCTACCTCCTAGTCGGCAGTATCATGCCTTCCTCAGACAGCGTTCCCTTGATGGTCCGATACCTGCTTTACAACACTTTCTTCGTCGCCGCCTCCATCGTAACTAACGTTTTTGTGCTTCGACTGCACCACCAGCCTGTCAACAACCGCTCCATGGGAAGGACAACCCAAAAAGTCTTCCTGGAAATTTTACCCAAATTCCTGTTTCTTCCACCATACGAAAACGAGGACACAACTCTGAATCCGGTAGATGGTGCTATTGGGTTCGACAAAGAGGCAAAGGACGGGAAATCCGCGGCACCGGCTCACCAAGACCATTGGATAATTTCTGAAATCGCCGGCAACGAAAGGTCCAATGCAGAGACGGGGTGTGTAGAGCAGCTGTCACTCTTAAGACAGTTAGTGCGAGATGTTAACTTTCTGAAGAAGGAGATGCAAgacgaaaaatatgaaaacaag